One Solea senegalensis isolate Sse05_10M linkage group LG3, IFAPA_SoseM_1, whole genome shotgun sequence genomic window carries:
- the LOC122767037 gene encoding uncharacterized protein DDB_G0290587-like — translation MMATTTTTAAPTMTATTTTTTAQTTTTAATATTTAARTTTTTAAITTAAPTTMAVTTTTSAAPTTNTVATATTTAGLTTTTMAATPNTATITTATAGPTVTNTATTAMPTTTAAPTAATVTTTNAVTATETNTIGATTVINPAPVTEAITNKNLTFRSLNATFSSDLLDQSSPAYKSRSSRITTQLTPVFKRGFPSFVKLNVLGFREGSVFNILNLQFLSSSVPNNTQLAKTLISAAPNVTGFDIEISSITIDGIPITSSGINQNISLITAFSLVLLSRLLSSQQ, via the exons atgATGGCGACTACAACTACAACCGCAGCCCCAACAATGACGGCGACTACAACTACAACCACAGCCCAAACAACAACCACTGCAGCAACTGCAACTACTACAGCAGCTCGaacaaccaccaccactgcaGCAATTACTACAGCAGCCCCAACAACCATGGCGGTGACTACAACTACAAGTGCAGCcccaacaacaaacactgtggCAACTGCAACTACTACAGCAGGCTTGACAACCACAACCATGGCGGCAACTCCAAACACCGCCACAATTACAACTGCTACTGCAGGTCCAACAGTGACAAACACTGCAACAACAGCTATGCCCACCACCACAGCCGCACCAACTGCTGCAACTGTAACAACTACAAATGCTGTGAcagcaacagaaacaaatacaattgGAGCAACTACAGTAATCAACCCTGCGCCTGTAACTGAAGCGATCACAAATAAGAATTTGACTTTCAGATCACTAAATGCTACATTTTCATCTGACTTGTTGGATCAATCATCTCCTGCATATAAAAGTCGTTCTTCTAGAATAACAACACAG CTTACACCTGTGTTCAAACGAGGTTTCCCCTCTTTCGTTAAACTGAACGTGCTAGGATTCAG AGAAGGATCAGTCTTCAACATTCTAAATCTTCAGTTCTTAAGCTCATCTGTTCCTAACAACACTCAACTTGCAAAGACTTTGATAAGTGCAGCTCCAAACGTCACTGGCTTTGACATTGAAATCAGCTCCATAACCATTGATGGCATAC CTATAACTTCAAGTGGAATAAACCAAAACATCAGCCTCATCACTGCATTTTCCCTGGTGCTGTTGTCAAGGCTACTGTCAAGCCAGCAATAG